A genome region from Plasmodium vinckei vinckei genome assembly, chromosome: PVVCY_07 includes the following:
- a CDS encoding lipase maturation factor, putative, with protein sequence MMNMCNSCSNTKDNNINKQNGIKLNKKNCTIITICIFFVFFLSTINNLFKYIHIKTSRYILTYSNILYLISFLSLNKQVELLIGLDDGILPIDKYINDLEKVLKKIDFFFVRRLVYWVYKLWEYAVRNRIKVKTFCKVGILLSVINFLIQKNVQNDFIRIFCSFYLFPLLFILHISFKIVMRDFMVFQCDLLMNEFGFLLTFLNLSDSYYLIYSNTLIICLLRLVCFKILFNSGVHKFVYEGSQWLHLKGCENLFLCQPLPSILSHIAYCKFDKSIICFLIIISEILSSWLIFCSSKLRILFYIIFINIQISCHIICNNIFLSYIFIILFFSSFDDSILNLFSTSGNIPDLYKNNGLANLSIYLIVCLINIIISLFYLIFVFINFVPFFEKWDILDFQPFPKVYKLYYYFCPLNICNSYAMLTSTNKYRQEIVIEELHKIGNEYKWQYVNFDYKPGNINKIGSILWWGHIPRLEWKFYYFANYTEYNKKGTYPVYICSFLKKLYNREKGILSMFKEKHIQAVPLMIKLNLHNYKMNIKGCREIDDTPMRAFPPQECKSWECGKYWKRREIRVLETLKCKENKTN encoded by the exons ATGATGAACATGTGTAATAGTTGTAGTAATACGAAGGataacaatataaataagcaAAATGGAATTaaattgaataaaaaaaattgtactataataacaatttgtattttttttgtattttttttatcaacaataaacaatttattcaaatatatacacataaaaACATctagatatattttaacatactcaaatattttatacctCATATCCTTCCTTTCGTTAAACAAGCAG GTGGAACTGCTAATAGGATTGGATGATGGTATTTTGCCGatagataaatatataaatgatttagaaaaagtgttaaaaaagatagattttttttttgtacgTCGTTTGGTATATTGGGTGTATAAGCTTTGGGAATATGCCGTAAGAAATAGGATAAAA GTGAAGACATTTTGTAAAGTTGggatattattatcagttataaattttttaattcaaaaaaatgtacaGAATGACTTTATTAGGATTTTTTGTTcgttttatttgtttcctttgttatttatattacacatttcatttaaaattgttatgCGGGATTTCATGGTTTTCCAATG CGACTTATTAATGAATGAATTTGGGTTCCTAttgacatttttaaatttatctgacagttattatttaatatattcaaacACATTAATTATATGTCTTCTTCGATTAGTGTGTTTTAagattttatttaattcagGGGTTCATAAATTTG tttacGAAGGTTCGCAATGGCTACACCTCAAGGGTTGTGAAAacctttttttatgtcaACCCCTTCCATCAATATTATCAc ACATAGCTTATTGTAAATTCGATAAATCGATTATTTGCTTTTTAATTATCATATCTGAA ATATTATCATCCTGGCTCATATTCTGCTCTTCCAAATtaagaatattattttacataatttttataa ATATTCAAATAAGTTGCCATATCATTTGCAacaacatatttttatcgtatattttcatcattttatttttttcttcattcgACGATTCgatattaaatttgttttcaaCATCTGGAAATATTCctgatttatataaa aATAATGGGCTAGCCAACTTAtctatttatttgataGTTTGTTTGattaacattattatttcactattttattta ATTTTTGtctttattaattttgtgcCTTTCTTCGa AAAATGGGACATTCTCGATTTTCAACCCTTTCCCAAggtttataaattatattattatttttgtccTTTAAACATTTGCAATTCTTATG CCATGCTAACAAGTACGAATAAATACCGACAAGAGATAGTTATAGAAGAGTTGCATAAGATAGGAAACGAATATAAATGGCAGTATGTTAATTTTGATTATAAGCCTG gcaatataaataaaatcgGTTCGATTTTATGGTGGGGTCATATACCAAGGTTGGAAtggaaattttattattttgcaaATTATactgaatataataaaaaaggtacATATccagtatatatatgctcatttttaaaaaaattatataaccGAGAAAAGGGAATTTTATCTATGTTTAAA gAGAAGCATATCCAAGCAGTTCCATTGAtgattaaattaaatttacataattacaagatgaatataaaag GATGTAGAGAAATTGATGATACCCCTATGAGGGCTTTTCCCCCACAg gAATGTAAATCGTGGGAATGCGGAAAATACTGGAAAAGAAGGGAAATTCGAGTTTTGGAGACTTTAAAATgcaaagaaaataaaacaaattaa
- a CDS encoding Fe-S cluster assembly protein DRE2, putative: protein MINFSNTLIILNNDVPCELLKKKYSELLIPTIGILDFKKKKIYKKYNNIFLYSYQNYSFLFDLNDNILLKIQKYLNKNGILDINLYLNDKSNNDSDANKKDHSQIEDINKILKKLRKECLYNGYINISAEQTMSENGTVINVKAENPDFNKSDDDNNLVSSDDEINEKCEDKKKAVNRVCDNCTCGKKEKVMNLEKIKINSNEVEYNTENVVSSCGNCYLGDAFRCGSCPYKGLPAFQPGENVKLNLNND from the exons atgataaactTTTCAAAtacattaataattttaaataatgatgtACCATGCGAATTATTGAAAAAGAAGTATTCAGAGTTATTGATACCCACAATAGGTATATTAGATttcaaaaagaaaaaaatatataaaaaatataataacatatttttatatagttACCAAAATTATTCATTTCTATTCGATTTGAACGACAACATTTTactaaaaattcaaaaatatttaaataaaaatggaatattGGATATCAATTTGTACCTAAATGACAAAAGTAATAATGATAGTGAtgctaataaaaaagaccATTCCCAAATTGAagatattaacaaaattttaaaaaaactcAGAAAAgaatgtttatataatggttatattaatatttcagCTGAACAAACAATGAGTGAAAATGGGACAGTAATAAAT gTAAAAGCCGAAAATCCTGATTTCAACAAAAGCGATGATGACAATAATTTAGTTTCTAGtgatgatgaaataaatgaaaaatgtgaggataaaaaaaaagctgTAAATAGGGTTTGTGATAATTGTACATGTggaaaaaaagagaaagtAATGaatttggaaaaaataaaaataaatagcaATGAGGTTGAATATAATACTGAGAATGTGGTTTCGTCCTGTGGAAAT TGCTACTTAGGTGACGCCTTTAGGTGTGGATCATGCCCTTACAAag GTCTTCCCGCATTCCAGCCAGGAGAGAATGTGAAACTTAATTTGAAT aaTGACTAG
- a CDS encoding nucleoside transporter 2, putative: MNDVSKSENGENSTDISPIEKDEQIKKISNEVEDNNIKKDEIEESSLFANVTLCLMGISSVLLYNCVLNTTPHIHALLNKDIVVSFTFFIYFLVLVLVSLFISLFVEVKTHIYDACFILSFILQLLYPFVVKYFYKNMFIFYLLIVVIGATCSMMKTMIFSFATIAVNSSKVVCLSYGITGIYSFTVTTIFFYFIIRIDKDIHKLFTSVFITSSINCTLILVSFICYTMLKKSESFKKKIQIYHDQKKIKISQQMITQSRTNQNNTSSPNDHANSYSINVNAETNGNATSTEMKNMNSKENNNNDTTDIQENNKNKSIRHRLIYLINTKKKEYMEQGSTQLFLFKKASIFLFCTFYNIFLKILVFPVVCPEMWTTQVDERYILIGMVQIADCISRIFPTCARYYPKLRIFLLPQKKVLIYSLARTILSILCLIVPLNKIAFFDNFIFKCALIFSNIYLNGWFVVLSFINISDVLKPFNSMRNIATVSALGSSFLRIGLLTGYVFSTKYRRYVKSL; the protein is encoded by the coding sequence ATGAATGATGTTTCAAAAAGCGAAAATGGGGAAAATTCCACGGACATATCTCCAATTGAAAAAGatgaacaaataaaaaaaataagcaatGAAGTtgaagataataatataaagaaagaTGAAATTGAAGAAAGTAGTTTATTTGCAAACGTAACTTTATGTTTAATGGGAATATCATCTGtgcttttatataattgtgTCTTAAATACAACACCCCATATACAtgcattattaaataaagatatagTAGTTtcttttacattttttatatattttttagttttaGTTTTagtttcattatttatttctttatttgtaGAAGTTAAAACTCATATATATGATGcatgttttattttgtcatttattttacaattattatatccATTCGttgttaaatatttttataaaaatatgtttatattttatctcCTTATAGTGGTAATTGGTGCAACATGCTCTATGATGAAAACTAtgattttttcttttgctACTATTGCTGTTAATAGTTCGAAAGTTGTGTGTTTATCTTATGGAATAACGGGGATATATTCTTTCACTGTTacaacaatttttttttattttataatacgAATAGATAAagatatacataaattatttacctCAGTATTTATTACATCATCTATTAATTGTACCTTAATACttgtttcttttatttgctACActatgttaaaaaaatcagaatcattcaaaaaaaaaattcaaatttatcacgaccaaaaaaaaattaaaatatccCAACAAATGATCACACAATCACGTACTAACCAAAATAATACATCATCTCCAAACGATCACGCAAATTCTTATTCTATCAATGTAAATGCTGAAACAAATGGAAATGCAACTTCAACCGAAATGAAGAACATGAACtcaaaagaaaataacaataacgACACAACAGATATacaagaaaataataaaaacaaaagtaTACGACACAGATTAAtctatttaataaatacaaaaaaaaaagaatatatggAACAAGGAAGTACtcaactatttttatttaaaaaagcatctatatttttattttgcactttttataatatatttttaaaaattttagttTTCCCAGTTGTTTGTCCAGAAATGTGGACTACCCAGGTTGATgaaagatatatattaataggAATGGTACAAATAGCAGATTGTATAAGTAGAATATTTCCTACATGTGCACGATATTATCCAAAACttagaatatttttattaccacaaaaaaaagtattaatatattcctTAGCAAGAACAATTTTATCAATACTATGCCTAATAGTACCCTTAAACAAAATAGCcttttttgataattttatttttaaatgtgcCCTTAtcttttcaaatatatatttaaatggaTGGTTTGttgttttatcatttattaacatttcAGATGTGTTGAAGCCATTTAATTCAATGCGAAATATTGCAACAGTTAGTGCATTAGGATCTTCCTTTTTAAGGATTGGCCTTTTGACTGGTTATGTTTTTTCTACAAAATATAGACGTTATGTTAAGAGTTTAtaa
- a CDS encoding GTP-binding protein, putative — MLFINLSKCSQKRINNFLQFSKGNQFNQLIKNKNFSNLKISQKYNFINNILVTKKLTFTTIQNTNEEICISKKKKKKITTKIKDTKEDSDDDVYANNECNYIDKDNKIFIHVKKKNKNQEQQVEINQRNITEDLHINNAAKKESYKITDTNYFTNPILNSDQNIETNNFLKFSNLNIINSCPQKNDNTQVSKCVEDPDSQTSHYNVGDMKKYENLSDDKQNENIYIKNDSANDPTKKNINDEILKSEALMQILTHTDDHIMIRNEKRFCDFLWITAKSGKGGNPNYKKQRSKKLKGEGYGGHGGNVILKSKKSIYDLIKIEQKIKANDGEDFKENSRGKDGKDKIIFVPVGTIVRKRIYCQKKNQNNRKIYKSVFWYQFLNENEELLVARGGKGGISYSLFKKHDFRLPELSEKILLELELRLLNDVAFIGIENSGKTSLCSSLSKYYGNINSDIYTTTIPHVSNINYIDGVEITLLDTPYLFYNAHKDKARGKRILRHLYRSKLIIYVIDVSNDNLKNVDDQNIEDYYLKSLKNESNQNNHSKIDPPSIEDENLKEYYNDTIKQIKMLRNELFLFNPDYLKKKELVVATKCDMLHKNTLLNLDSLYIRLKHIFPDIEVIGTSAKFGLGIKLLSRKIRELIYPQYVLQNNKLYSKNIEDYLIPTSDHIKEGRKKLQNYDLPENIKHIYDHNYLESFDYFLKKNKNNSQSDHLIITQSNQNKDVSS; from the coding sequence atgctttttataaatttatcaaaatgttctcaaaaaaggataaacaattttttacaattttccAAAGGGAATCAGTTTAACCaacttataaaaaataaaaacttctcaaatttaaaaatttctcaaaaatataattttataaataatatattagtcactaaaaaattaaccTTCACTACGATCCAAAATacaaatgaagaaatatgtatatcaaaaaaaaaaaaaaaaaaaatcactACCAAAATAAAGGATACCAAAGAAGATAGTGATGATGATGTGTATGCCAACAATGAGTGTAATTATATTGACAAGgataacaaaatatttatacatgtcaaaaaaaaaaacaaaaatcaAGAACAACAAGTAGAGATAAACCAAAGAAATATTACAGAAGAcctacatataaataatgcaGCAAAAAAGgaatcatataaaataactGACACCAATTATTTTACCAATCCAATATTGAATAGTGatcaaaatattgaaaCAAATAACTTTTTGAAATTctcaaatttaaatattattaattcatgtcctcaaaaaaatgacaacACACAAGTTTCAAAATGTGTAGAAGACCCAGATAGCCAAACTAGTCATTACAATGTTGGtgatatgaaaaaatatgaaaatctTTCTGAcgataaacaaaatgaaaatatttatatcaaaaaCGATTCAGCAAATGAtccaacaaaaaaaaacataaatgatgaaatattaaaaagtgaAGCATTAATGCAAATTTTAACTCACACAGATGATCATATTATGATTcgaaatgaaaaaagatTTTGCGATTTTTTATGGATTACAGCAAAATCAGGAAAAGGTGGTAAtccaaattataaaaaacaaagaagcaaaaaattaaaaggtGAAGGATATGGTGGACATGGAGGTAatgttatattaaaaagtaaaaaaagtatttacgatttaataaaaatcgaacaaaaaataaaagcaaATGATGGAGAAgattttaaagaaaatagtCGAGGAAAAGACGGGaaagataaaattatttttgttccTGTAGGTACTATAGTaagaaaaagaatttattgtcaaaaaaaaaatcaaaataatagaaaaatatataaaagtgTTTTTTGGtatcaatttttaaatgaaaatgaagaattATTAGTAGCTAGAGGAGGAAAAGGAGGTATCTCTTATtcactttttaaaaaacatgaTTTTAGATTACCTGAACTtagtgaaaaaatattattagaaTTAGAATTACGACTATTAAATGATGTAGCTTTTATTGGAATTGAAAATAGTGGAAAAACATCTCTTTGTAGTAGCTTGAGTAAATATtatggaaatataaatagtgatatatatacaactACTATACCACATGTTTccaatattaattatattgatGGAGTTGAAATTACATTATTAGATACTccatatttgttttataatgCCCATAAAGATAAAGCAAGAGGGAAACGCATTCTCAGACATCTCTATAGAAGCAAactaattatatatgttatagATGTTTCAAATGATAATctaaaaaatgttgatGACCAAAATATTGAGGACTATTATTTGAAGAGcctaaaaaatgaaagcaACCAAAATAACCATAGCAAAATAGATCCACCTTCCATAGAagatgaaaatttaaaagaatattaCAACGATacaataaaacaaataaaaatgcttcgaaatgaattatttttatttaatcctgattatttaaaaaaaaaagaattagtAGTAGCAACAAAATGTGATATGctacataaaaatacttTACTTAATTTGGATTCGTTGTATATCCgtttaaaacatatttttccaGATATTGAAGTAATTGGAACATCAGCAAAATTTGGATTAGGTATTAAACTCTTAAGTAGAAAAATAAGAGAATTAATATATCCACAATAtgttttacaaaataataaattatattctaaaaatattgaagaTTATCTTATTCCAACATCTGATCATATTAAAGAaggtagaaaaaaattacaaaattatgatctacctgaaaatattaaacatatatatgatcataattatttggaaagttttgattattttttaaaaaaaaataaaaataattctcaATCTGATCATCTTATTATTACACAATCGAATCAAAACAAAGATGTATCGTCATAA